Proteins encoded in a region of the Rhizobium sp. CC-YZS058 genome:
- a CDS encoding AI-2E family transporter, giving the protein MKDQVRVTAGDRARVPAEPRLFGRSAAYERSALIGPTSAARWLLVFVLLAGAYFFHGFLVPVLAATVIGFASWPLYRRLLVLVGGSRTVAATVAIILVVAFIVTPISIAVAYAVDEFRGWVVWAIEANAAGAPVPAWVLQLPFGGAWLGAQWAKHVGHPGALGELVQLVSGSNIGNIYRGVLLVGASTAKAFLTLLFMLITLFFVYRDGEKFVAQLDRLGERILPMRWERVSRIVPLTISSTVTGMGLIAIGEGIVLGIAYWIAGVPSPVTLGIITGVMALIPGGAPLSFTLVSIYLVADGAVFAGTALFVWGTVELFIVDKTLRPRLVGGPIKLPFLPTFFGLVGGVKTMGFLGLFVGPVLMALLVAIWREWLHEAEAPVAAEPEPAKLIKHA; this is encoded by the coding sequence ATGAAGGATCAGGTGCGGGTGACGGCTGGCGATCGAGCACGGGTGCCGGCGGAGCCACGGCTGTTTGGGCGATCCGCCGCCTATGAGCGCTCGGCGTTGATCGGCCCCACATCGGCCGCCCGCTGGCTGCTGGTGTTCGTCCTTCTCGCCGGTGCCTATTTCTTCCATGGCTTCCTGGTTCCGGTTCTGGCAGCCACCGTCATCGGCTTTGCCAGTTGGCCGCTCTATCGCCGGCTGCTCGTGCTCGTCGGCGGCAGCCGCACGGTGGCTGCAACCGTTGCCATCATTCTGGTCGTCGCCTTCATCGTCACGCCGATTTCAATCGCCGTCGCCTATGCGGTGGACGAGTTCAGGGGCTGGGTCGTCTGGGCGATCGAGGCCAATGCGGCGGGGGCGCCGGTGCCGGCCTGGGTGCTGCAGCTGCCCTTCGGCGGAGCCTGGCTCGGCGCGCAATGGGCCAAGCATGTGGGCCATCCCGGTGCGCTGGGCGAGCTCGTGCAGCTCGTGTCCGGCTCCAATATCGGCAATATCTATCGCGGCGTGCTGCTGGTCGGCGCGTCGACGGCCAAGGCCTTCCTGACGCTGCTCTTCATGCTGATCACCCTGTTCTTCGTGTATCGCGACGGGGAGAAGTTCGTGGCCCAGCTCGATCGGCTGGGCGAGCGGATCCTGCCCATGCGCTGGGAGCGGGTATCGCGCATCGTGCCGCTGACGATCAGCTCGACCGTCACCGGCATGGGCTTGATCGCCATTGGCGAGGGGATCGTGCTCGGTATCGCCTACTGGATCGCCGGCGTGCCGTCGCCGGTCACGCTCGGCATCATCACCGGCGTCATGGCGCTGATCCCGGGGGGCGCGCCGCTCTCCTTCACACTCGTCTCGATCTATCTCGTCGCCGATGGCGCTGTGTTTGCCGGCACGGCCCTTTTCGTCTGGGGCACGGTCGAGCTCTTCATCGTCGACAAGACGCTGCGGCCGCGCCTGGTGGGCGGGCCGATCAAGCTGCCCTTCCTGCCGACCTTCTTCGGCCTTGTCGGCGGGGTGAAGACCATGGGCTTCCTGGGCCTCTTCGTCGGCCCCGTGCTGATGGCGCTGCTCGTGGCCATCTGGCGGGAATGGCTGCATGAAGCGGAAGCGCCGGTGGCCGCAGAGCCGGAGCCGGCGAAGCTCATCAAGCACGCCTAA
- a CDS encoding MFS transporter: protein MSDHVISSTVTPRRGGMSAAELALAVGGFGIGTGEFAIMGLLPQVADDLAISVPSAGIVISAYALGVVVGAPLIAVLASRYSRQRVLLLLMALFALGNFASTLAPSFDLLVGARFLAGLPHGAYFGVASLVAAGMVAPHQRARAIGRVMLGLTVATLVGTPLVAWFGQALGWRTAFAIVGGISLVTMGLISLHVPKDRANPAATPLRELSALGKTQVWLTLAICSIGCGGMFAVFSYITPALTEVAGIPLSGVPLMLTLFGAGMILGNIVGSRLADWSLLKAIGLALVFNLATFVLFALTMDSPWIAVVNVVMVGGGFAVVPGIQTRLMDVSGDAQTLAAALMHSAFNLANALGAWLGGLSIAAGYGWTSTGMVGAVMAVFGIVIFLLSVSLDRKKGPGVRAG from the coding sequence ATGTCGGACCACGTCATTTCCTCAACGGTCACGCCCCGGCGCGGCGGCATGTCTGCGGCCGAGCTGGCGCTCGCCGTCGGCGGCTTCGGCATCGGCACCGGCGAATTCGCGATCATGGGACTACTGCCGCAGGTGGCGGACGATCTTGCCATTTCCGTTCCCTCCGCCGGCATCGTCATCAGCGCCTATGCGCTGGGCGTGGTCGTCGGCGCGCCCTTGATCGCGGTGCTCGCCAGCCGCTATTCGCGCCAGCGCGTGCTTCTCCTGCTCATGGCGCTGTTCGCGCTCGGCAATTTTGCCAGCACGCTCGCGCCGAGTTTCGACCTCCTGGTCGGCGCACGGTTTCTGGCGGGCCTGCCGCACGGCGCCTATTTCGGGGTCGCCTCGCTGGTGGCGGCCGGCATGGTGGCGCCCCATCAGCGCGCCCGCGCTATCGGCCGGGTCATGCTGGGGCTGACAGTCGCGACGCTGGTCGGCACGCCGCTCGTCGCCTGGTTCGGCCAGGCGCTCGGCTGGCGCACGGCCTTTGCCATTGTCGGCGGCATCAGCCTCGTCACTATGGGCCTGATCAGCCTCCATGTGCCGAAGGACAGGGCCAATCCGGCCGCAACGCCGCTGCGCGAGCTCTCCGCGCTCGGCAAGACGCAGGTCTGGCTGACGCTCGCCATCTGCTCGATCGGCTGCGGCGGCATGTTCGCCGTCTTCAGCTACATCACGCCGGCGCTGACCGAGGTGGCCGGTATCCCGCTTTCAGGCGTGCCGCTGATGCTGACGCTGTTCGGTGCGGGCATGATCCTCGGCAACATCGTCGGTTCGCGGCTTGCCGACTGGTCGCTCTTGAAGGCGATCGGCCTGGCGTTGGTCTTCAACCTCGCCACTTTCGTGCTCTTCGCCCTGACGATGGACTCACCCTGGATCGCCGTCGTCAATGTCGTGATGGTCGGCGGCGGTTTCGCGGTCGTTCCCGGCATCCAGACTCGGTTGATGGATGTGTCCGGCGATGCGCAGACGCTGGCCGCGGCGCTGATGCATTCGGCCTTCAACCTCGCCAATGCGCTCGGCGCCTGGCTGGGCGGCCTGTCGATCGCAGCCGGCTACGGCTGGACATCGACCGGGATGGTCGGTGCCGTCATGGCGGTTTTCGGCATCGTGATCTTCCTTCTTTCAGTCAGTCTCGACCGGAAGAAGGGGCCAGGCGTCCGCGCAGGCTGA
- a CDS encoding long-chain-fatty-acid--CoA ligase has protein sequence MVDGAAVMGGLVEDRPWLKSYPPGVPAEIDPLPYSSLADFFDQSCKRHAQRTAYHSLGASMTFATLHQKATAIGSYLQSLGLQPGDRVGVMLPNILQNPVTLFGILKAGLIVVNINPLYTPRELEYQLKDSGAKAIVVLENFAHTLSEVIARTDLRHVIVASMGDMLGLKGHLVNLVVRRVKKLVPAWSLPGHVSFRRALAEGARRGLAPVAMKPQDVAFLQYTGGTTGISKGATLTHANLLANIAQMSLWVETAFLRKPRPDPLVFLCALPLYHIFALTVNALMGLALGGSNVLIPNPRDIPAFVKELRKHRIVIFPGLNTLFNALMNNRDFQHLDFSQLTLTFGGGMAVQRPVAERWEAMTGCPIKEGYGLSETAPVATANRLDLPDFTGTIGLPLSSTEVEIRDDDGRALPLGDIGEICIRGPQVMRGYWNRPKETAEAIFPDGFFRTGDIGLMSASGLVKIVDRKKDMILVSGFNVFPNEIEEVVMMMPGVRECAVVGVEDRHSGEAVKLFVVKSDETLDEPAIRAHCAAHLTNYKRPRLIEFRAELPKSNVGKILRKDLRG, from the coding sequence ATGGTGGACGGTGCGGCAGTCATGGGAGGGCTGGTCGAGGACCGGCCCTGGCTCAAGTCCTATCCGCCCGGGGTCCCTGCCGAGATCGACCCCCTGCCCTACAGTTCGCTCGCCGATTTTTTCGACCAGTCCTGCAAGCGCCATGCGCAACGAACCGCGTATCATTCGCTGGGCGCGAGCATGACCTTTGCGACCCTGCATCAGAAAGCGACGGCGATCGGCAGCTACCTGCAATCGCTCGGGCTTCAGCCGGGCGACCGGGTCGGCGTCATGTTGCCGAACATCCTGCAAAATCCGGTGACCCTCTTCGGGATCCTCAAAGCCGGGCTGATCGTCGTCAACATCAATCCGCTCTATACGCCGCGCGAGCTCGAATACCAGCTGAAGGATTCCGGCGCCAAGGCGATCGTGGTGCTGGAGAACTTCGCCCATACATTGTCCGAGGTCATCGCGCGCACGGACCTTCGCCATGTCATCGTCGCCAGCATGGGCGATATGCTGGGCCTGAAGGGCCATCTGGTCAATCTCGTCGTGCGCCGGGTCAAGAAGCTCGTGCCCGCCTGGTCGCTGCCCGGCCACGTGTCCTTTCGCCGGGCGCTGGCAGAGGGTGCCCGGCGCGGCTTGGCGCCTGTCGCGATGAAGCCGCAGGATGTGGCCTTCCTGCAATATACGGGGGGAACCACCGGCATCTCCAAGGGCGCGACGCTGACCCATGCCAACCTTCTCGCCAATATCGCCCAGATGTCGCTCTGGGTGGAAACGGCCTTCCTGCGCAAGCCGCGCCCGGACCCCCTGGTCTTCCTCTGCGCCCTGCCGCTCTACCATATCTTCGCGCTGACCGTGAACGCGCTGATGGGACTGGCGCTCGGCGGCAGCAATGTGCTCATCCCCAATCCGCGCGATATTCCGGCTTTCGTAAAGGAGCTGCGCAAGCACAGGATCGTCATCTTCCCCGGGCTCAACACACTCTTCAACGCATTGATGAACAATCGCGATTTCCAGCACCTCGACTTCTCCCAGCTCACCCTGACCTTCGGCGGCGGCATGGCGGTGCAGCGCCCGGTGGCCGAGCGCTGGGAGGCGATGACCGGATGTCCGATCAAGGAAGGCTACGGGCTTTCGGAGACGGCGCCTGTCGCCACCGCCAACCGGCTCGACCTGCCGGACTTCACCGGCACGATCGGCCTGCCGCTTTCCTCCACCGAGGTCGAAATCCGCGATGACGACGGCCGCGCGCTCCCCTTGGGCGATATCGGCGAGATTTGCATCCGCGGCCCGCAGGTCATGCGCGGCTACTGGAACAGGCCGAAGGAAACGGCCGAGGCCATCTTTCCCGACGGCTTCTTCCGCACGGGCGATATCGGCCTGATGTCGGCGTCGGGTCTGGTGAAGATCGTCGATCGGAAGAAGGACATGATCCTCGTTTCCGGCTTCAACGTTTTCCCCAACGAGATCGAGGAGGTGGTGATGATGATGCCGGGCGTGCGGGAATGCGCGGTCGTCGGCGTCGAGGATCGCCATTCGGGCGAGGCGGTGAAGCTGTTCGTCGTGAAAAGCGACGAGACGCTGGACGAACCGGCGATCCGCGCGCACTGCGCCGCGCATCTGACCAATTACAAGCGGCCGCGCCTGATCGAATTCCGCGCAGAGCTGCCGAAGAGCAATGTCGGCAAGATCCTGCGCAAGGACCTGCGCGGCTGA
- the pgi gene encoding glucose-6-phosphate isomerase: MQALVETLKSTAAETKATDIRAAFAADPERFQRFSVRLDDLLLDYSKCAVNDRVLDGLEKLAEAAGVAKKRDAMFAGEAINFTEGRAVLHTALRNRANTPILVDGKDVMPDVNAVLEAMGRFSDGIRNGTLKGATGKAITDVINIGIGGSDLGPVMATLALAPEHDGPRAHFVSNIDAAHIADTLKLLDPETSLFIVASKTFTTIETMTNAQTARAFIADALGEAAVGHHFCAVSTALDKVAAFGIDSDRIFGFWDWVGGRYSIWSAIGLPLMIAIGKEKFGEFLAGAHAIDMHFKTAPVRQNLPMLLGLIGYYHRNVLGYPSRAILPYDQRLSRFPAYLQQLDMESNGKGVTLDGTPVQGDSGPVVWGEPGTNGQHAFYQLIHQGTTVIPAEFMIAANGHEPKLRHQHDLLIANCLAQSEALMKGRTLEEAKAQLTDKGMNEAKADHIAPHRVFTGNRPSLTLVYDQLTPFALGRLIALYEHRVFVEGALFNINSFDQWGVELGKELATGLLPVVEGKQSPEGHDSSTAGLVKALLAAKS; the protein is encoded by the coding sequence ATGCAAGCGCTGGTCGAAACACTGAAGAGCACCGCCGCCGAGACAAAGGCAACGGATATCCGCGCGGCTTTCGCCGCAGATCCCGAGCGCTTCCAGCGCTTCAGCGTCCGGCTCGACGACCTGCTGCTCGATTACTCCAAATGCGCAGTCAACGACCGGGTGCTCGACGGCCTCGAGAAGCTGGCCGAAGCGGCAGGCGTTGCCAAGAAGCGCGACGCGATGTTCGCCGGCGAAGCGATCAACTTCACCGAAGGCCGGGCGGTTCTCCACACGGCGCTGCGCAACCGCGCCAACACCCCGATCCTCGTCGACGGCAAGGATGTGATGCCGGACGTCAACGCCGTGCTCGAGGCCATGGGCCGCTTTTCGGATGGAATCCGCAACGGGACGCTCAAGGGCGCGACCGGCAAGGCGATCACCGACGTCATCAATATCGGCATCGGCGGTTCGGATCTCGGCCCGGTCATGGCCACGCTGGCGCTTGCGCCGGAGCATGACGGCCCGCGCGCCCATTTCGTCTCCAACATCGACGCCGCCCATATCGCCGACACGCTGAAGCTGCTCGACCCGGAAACGTCGCTCTTCATCGTCGCCTCGAAGACCTTCACCACGATCGAGACGATGACCAATGCGCAGACTGCGCGCGCCTTCATCGCCGATGCGCTGGGCGAGGCCGCCGTCGGCCACCATTTCTGCGCCGTCTCCACCGCGCTCGACAAGGTCGCCGCCTTCGGCATCGACAGCGATCGGATCTTCGGCTTCTGGGATTGGGTCGGCGGGCGCTATTCCATCTGGTCGGCAATCGGCCTGCCGCTGATGATCGCCATCGGCAAGGAGAAGTTCGGCGAATTCCTGGCGGGTGCGCATGCCATCGACATGCACTTCAAGACCGCACCGGTGCGCCAGAACCTCCCGATGCTGCTGGGCCTGATCGGCTACTACCATCGCAACGTGCTGGGCTACCCCTCCCGCGCCATCCTGCCCTATGACCAGCGGCTCTCCCGCTTCCCCGCCTATCTGCAGCAGCTCGACATGGAATCGAACGGCAAGGGCGTGACGCTGGACGGCACGCCGGTTCAGGGCGACAGCGGCCCGGTGGTCTGGGGCGAGCCCGGCACGAACGGCCAGCACGCCTTCTACCAGCTGATCCACCAGGGGACGACGGTAATCCCGGCCGAATTCATGATCGCCGCCAACGGCCATGAACCCAAGCTCCGCCACCAGCACGACCTGCTGATCGCCAATTGCCTGGCGCAGTCGGAAGCGCTGATGAAGGGCCGCACGCTGGAAGAAGCAAAGGCGCAGCTGACCGACAAGGGCATGAATGAGGCCAAGGCCGACCACATCGCCCCGCACCGCGTCTTTACCGGCAACCGTCCCTCGCTGACGCTCGTCTATGACCAGCTGACGCCCTTCGCGCTCGGCCGCCTGATCGCGCTCTATGAGCACCGCGTTTTCGTCGAAGGCGCGCTCTTCAACATCAATTCCTTCGACCAGTGGGGCGTGGAGCTCGGCAAGGAGCTGGCGACCGGCCTGCTGCCGGTGGTGGAAGGCAAGCAAAGCCCCGAAGGCCATGACAGCTCGACGGCAGGCCTGGTGAAGGCGCTCTTGGCGGCGAAATCGTGA
- a CDS encoding type II toxin-antitoxin system ParD family antitoxin, with translation MAQSAQLGEHLENYVESLVSTGRFRSRDEVLREGVRLLEEREKRLITLDAAIERGIADMDSGRSSPVAEVEDRLVEKYGRMTADRQT, from the coding sequence ATGGCACAGAGCGCGCAGCTTGGCGAACATCTGGAAAACTACGTCGAGAGCCTCGTGAGCACGGGGCGCTTCCGCTCGCGGGACGAAGTTTTGCGAGAGGGCGTTCGGTTGCTAGAGGAACGTGAGAAACGTCTTATAACGCTCGACGCCGCTATCGAGCGGGGCATCGCAGATATGGACTCGGGGCGGAGTTCGCCCGTGGCAGAGGTCGAGGATCGGCTCGTCGAAAAATATGGACGAATGACAGCCGATCGTCAGACGTGA
- a CDS encoding type II toxin-antitoxin system RelE/ParE family toxin, which yields MIVLISRSAEAELERIADRIALDNPKRSVTFVQELISRCTSLGDMPLAFPILPRYAHLGVRRRVHGNYLIFYRITGKTIEVLHILHGAQNYEDFLFPEI from the coding sequence GTGATCGTCCTCATCTCCCGTTCGGCGGAGGCCGAGCTGGAGAGAATTGCTGACCGCATCGCGCTCGACAACCCCAAGCGCTCTGTTACCTTCGTGCAGGAACTCATCTCCCGCTGCACAAGCCTTGGCGACATGCCCTTGGCATTTCCAATCTTGCCGCGCTACGCACATCTTGGTGTGCGGAGACGGGTTCACGGCAACTACCTGATCTTCTACCGCATTACGGGTAAAACGATTGAAGTTCTGCACATCCTTCACGGTGCGCAGAACTATGAGGACTTTCTGTTTCCGGAGATCTGA
- a CDS encoding carbohydrate kinase: MIICCGEALIDMLPRESTLGESAFAPYAGGAIFNTAIALGRLGIPTGFFTGLSTDMFGDILRETLKASNVDFGPCATSDLHTTLAVVKLVNGSATYAFFDENTAGRMITEADLPALGDFCEALHFGAISLIPEPCGSTYEALMVREHEKRVISFDPNIRPGFIKDRAAHKARMLRMAAMSDIVKFSDEDLDWFGEEGSHEALAAEWLKRGPKLVVITKGADGADGYTSRGKVTVAGEKVTVVDTVGAGDTFDAGILASLKLNNLLTKQAVANLSEAQLRDALTLGAKAAAVTVSRAGANPPFAHEIGM; this comes from the coding sequence ATGATCATCTGCTGTGGGGAAGCCCTGATCGACATGCTGCCGCGCGAAAGCACGCTCGGCGAATCCGCCTTCGCGCCCTATGCGGGCGGCGCCATCTTCAACACCGCCATCGCGCTCGGCCGGCTCGGCATCCCCACCGGCTTCTTCACCGGCCTGTCCACCGACATGTTCGGCGATATCCTGCGCGAGACGCTCAAAGCCAGCAATGTCGACTTCGGCCCCTGCGCCACCTCCGATCTGCACACAACGCTTGCCGTGGTCAAGCTCGTGAACGGCTCGGCCACCTATGCCTTCTTCGATGAGAACACCGCCGGGCGGATGATCACCGAGGCGGACCTGCCGGCGCTCGGCGATTTCTGCGAGGCCCTGCATTTCGGCGCGATCAGCCTGATCCCCGAGCCCTGCGGCTCGACCTATGAGGCCCTGATGGTGCGCGAGCACGAGAAGCGCGTCATCTCCTTCGATCCGAACATCCGCCCCGGCTTCATCAAGGATCGCGCGGCGCACAAGGCGCGCATGCTGCGGATGGCGGCCATGTCGGACATCGTCAAGTTCTCCGACGAAGACCTCGACTGGTTCGGCGAGGAGGGCAGCCACGAGGCGCTGGCTGCCGAATGGCTGAAGCGCGGACCGAAGCTCGTCGTCATCACCAAGGGCGCGGACGGCGCGGACGGCTATACGAGCCGCGGCAAGGTCACCGTTGCCGGCGAGAAAGTCACGGTCGTCGACACGGTCGGGGCAGGGGACACCTTCGATGCCGGCATCCTGGCCTCGCTCAAACTCAACAACCTGCTGACCAAGCAGGCCGTGGCAAATCTGAGCGAAGCCCAGCTGCGCGATGCGCTGACGCTCGGCGCCAAGGCCGCCGCCGTCACCGTCTCCCGCGCCGGCGCCAACCCGCCTTTTGCGCATGAGATCGGGATGTGA
- a CDS encoding orotate phosphoribosyltransferase, with translation MMLSSFPDKAVMAELLARMLWEIKAVHFRADQPYKLASGMASPVYIDCRKLISYPRIRSTVMDFAAATLVREAGFEAFDVVAGGETAGIPFAALLAERLSLPMIYVRKAPKGHGRTSQIEGHMPEGARVLVIEDLTTAGVSMFTFIDAIRAAGGVVDHGMALFYYDIFPEGRATMAKKGITLHNIATWREVLAVAREQALFDSQTLESVQSFLDAPLDWSGRHGGISALAG, from the coding sequence ATGATGCTGAGTTCCTTTCCCGACAAGGCCGTGATGGCCGAGCTGCTTGCCCGGATGCTCTGGGAGATCAAGGCCGTGCATTTCCGGGCGGACCAGCCCTATAAGCTCGCCTCCGGCATGGCGAGCCCAGTCTATATCGATTGCCGCAAGCTGATCTCCTATCCGCGCATCCGCTCCACCGTCATGGATTTTGCTGCGGCCACGCTGGTGCGCGAAGCCGGTTTCGAAGCCTTCGACGTGGTGGCCGGCGGCGAAACGGCGGGCATTCCCTTCGCCGCCCTTCTGGCCGAGCGGCTGTCCCTGCCGATGATCTATGTGCGCAAGGCCCCGAAGGGCCATGGCCGCACCAGCCAGATCGAAGGCCATATGCCGGAGGGCGCCCGGGTCCTGGTCATCGAAGACCTGACGACGGCCGGCGTTTCCATGTTCACCTTCATCGACGCGATCCGCGCGGCAGGCGGCGTGGTCGATCACGGCATGGCGCTGTTCTACTACGATATCTTCCCGGAAGGCCGTGCCACCATGGCCAAGAAGGGCATCACGCTGCACAACATCGCCACCTGGCGGGAGGTGCTGGCGGTCGCGCGTGAGCAGGCACTCTTCGATTCGCAGACGCTCGAAAGCGTCCAGTCCTTCCTCGATGCGCCGCTCGACTGGTCCGGCCGCCATGGCGGCATCAGCGCGCTGGCCGGCTGA
- the pyrC gene encoding dihydroorotase encodes MSAEQTTHLTLRRPDDWHLHLRDGEMLKGVLPDTSRHFARAIIMPNLVPPVVTTEDAAAYRARILAVLPKEHRFTPLMTLYLTEQTQAADVAAGRASGLITAVKLYPAGATTNSHGGVRDLDKVMPVLEKIAEIGLPLCVHGEVTTPEVDIFDREAVFIDTVLDPLRRRLPELKVTMEHVTTQDGVEYIRAADRNLAGSITTHHLIINRNALLVGGIRPHYYCLPVAKREVHRLALRAAATSGDPRFFLGTDSAPHVDPLKECGCGCAGIYTSINTMSCLAHVFEQENALDRLEAFTSLNGPAWYGLPANEERITLHRREAPLAFPAKIETGAGPVTVFDPMFPLHWDVVDA; translated from the coding sequence ATGAGCGCTGAGCAGACCACCCACCTCACCCTTCGCCGCCCGGACGACTGGCATCTTCACCTACGTGATGGGGAGATGCTGAAGGGCGTTCTGCCGGACACCAGCCGTCATTTCGCGCGCGCCATCATCATGCCCAATCTCGTGCCTCCGGTGGTGACGACGGAGGATGCGGCAGCCTATCGCGCCCGCATTCTCGCCGTCCTTCCAAAGGAGCATCGCTTCACCCCGCTGATGACGCTCTATCTCACCGAGCAGACGCAGGCCGCGGATGTCGCGGCCGGCAGGGCAAGCGGGCTGATCACGGCGGTCAAGCTCTATCCGGCGGGTGCCACGACCAATTCCCACGGCGGCGTGCGCGACCTCGACAAGGTCATGCCGGTGCTTGAAAAGATAGCGGAGATCGGCCTGCCGCTCTGCGTGCATGGCGAGGTGACGACGCCGGAGGTCGATATCTTCGACCGCGAGGCCGTGTTCATCGATACCGTGCTCGACCCGCTGCGCCGCCGCCTGCCGGAGCTGAAGGTGACGATGGAGCATGTCACCACGCAGGATGGAGTCGAATATATTCGTGCAGCCGACCGCAATCTCGCCGGCAGCATCACCACCCATCACCTGATCATCAACCGCAACGCCCTTCTCGTCGGCGGCATCCGTCCGCATTATTATTGCCTGCCGGTCGCCAAGCGTGAGGTGCATCGTCTGGCGCTGCGCGCGGCGGCCACATCTGGCGATCCACGCTTCTTCCTCGGCACCGACAGCGCCCCGCATGTCGATCCGCTGAAGGAATGCGGCTGCGGCTGCGCCGGCATCTACACGTCGATCAACACGATGAGCTGCCTCGCCCATGTCTTCGAGCAGGAGAATGCGCTTGATCGGCTGGAGGCCTTCACCTCGCTGAACGGCCCGGCCTGGTACGGTCTGCCGGCCAACGAAGAGCGCATCACGCTCCACCGCCGCGAAGCGCCGCTTGCATTCCCAGCCAAGATCGAGACGGGCGCCGGGCCCGTGACGGTCTTCGATCCCATGTTCCCGCTGCATTGGGATGTTGTCGACGCCTGA
- a CDS encoding nucleoside triphosphate hydrolase, translating to MSISVGTIADQILARAEGARRFITAIAGPPGAGKSTLSEALLEELTRRGERAAILPMDGFHMDNGILEERGLLKRKGVPESFDVRGFLDIVQAVRRADEEVLVPVFDRDRELSIGSARAIAPQTRLILAEGNYLLLNEAPWTRLAPLFDFTLLVGPPYAVLEERLRARWEHYKLDEEEIRWKLYGNDLPNGERILNGSRPADLRIDLFER from the coding sequence ATGAGCATCAGCGTCGGCACGATCGCCGATCAGATCCTGGCGCGGGCCGAGGGCGCTCGCCGCTTCATCACCGCCATTGCCGGCCCTCCCGGGGCCGGCAAGTCCACGCTTTCCGAAGCGCTGCTCGAGGAACTGACCCGCCGCGGCGAGCGCGCTGCGATCCTGCCGATGGACGGCTTCCACATGGACAACGGCATTCTCGAGGAGCGCGGGCTTCTCAAGCGCAAGGGCGTGCCCGAGAGCTTCGATGTCCGCGGCTTTCTCGACATCGTCCAGGCCGTCCGCCGCGCCGACGAAGAGGTTCTCGTTCCGGTTTTCGATCGCGATCGCGAACTCTCGATCGGCTCGGCCCGGGCAATCGCGCCGCAGACCCGTCTCATCCTGGCGGAAGGCAACTATCTTCTCCTGAACGAAGCGCCGTGGACGCGGCTTGCGCCGCTGTTCGATTTCACGCTTCTCGTCGGCCCGCCCTATGCGGTGCTCGAAGAGCGGCTGCGCGCCCGCTGGGAGCATTACAAGCTCGACGAAGAGGAGATCCGCTGGAAGCTTTACGGCAATGATCTGCCGAATGGCGAGCGCATCCTCAACGGCTCGCGGCCGGCCGATCTGCGGATCGATCTCTTCGAACGTTAG
- a CDS encoding ATP-binding cassette domain-containing protein, which translates to MVTPSYSEAPILTARKLVKRYGRVTALDHADFDLHKGEILAVIGDNGAGKSSLIKAISGAVRPDEGEIRLDGQLVSFKSPIEAQKAGIETVYQNLAVSPALSIADNMFLGREIRKPGILGSVFRMLDKPAMEKFSRDKLSELGLMTIQNINQAVETLSGGQRQGVAVARAAAFGSKLVILDEPTAALGVKESRRVLELILDVRSRGLPIVLISHNMPHVFEVADRIHIHRLGKRLCVINPKDYSMSDAVAFMTGAKEPPREAIAA; encoded by the coding sequence ATGGTCACGCCCTCCTATTCCGAAGCCCCCATCCTCACCGCGCGCAAGCTCGTCAAGCGCTATGGCCGCGTCACCGCGCTCGACCATGCCGATTTCGACCTGCACAAGGGCGAGATCCTGGCCGTCATTGGCGACAACGGCGCCGGCAAGTCCTCGCTGATCAAGGCGATCTCCGGCGCCGTCCGTCCCGACGAAGGCGAAATCCGGCTCGATGGGCAGCTGGTCAGCTTCAAGTCGCCGATCGAGGCGCAGAAGGCCGGTATCGAAACGGTCTATCAGAACCTCGCCGTTTCGCCGGCGCTCTCGATCGCCGACAATATGTTCTTGGGTCGCGAGATTCGCAAACCCGGCATCCTCGGCTCGGTGTTCCGCATGCTCGACAAGCCGGCCATGGAGAAGTTCTCGCGCGACAAGCTCTCCGAGCTGGGCCTGATGACCATCCAGAACATCAACCAGGCGGTGGAAACCCTCTCGGGTGGCCAGCGGCAGGGCGTGGCCGTCGCGCGGGCCGCCGCCTTCGGCTCCAAGCTCGTCATTCTCGACGAGCCGACGGCGGCGCTGGGCGTCAAGGAGAGCCGCCGCGTGCTGGAGCTCATCCTCGACGTGCGCTCGCGCGGCCTTCCGATCGTGCTCATCTCGCACAACATGCCGCATGTCTTCGAAGTGGCGGATCGCATCCATATCCATCGTCTCGGCAAGCGCCTCTGCGTCATCAATCCGAAGGATTACTCCATGTCAGATGCGGTGGCCTTCATGACCGGGGCCAAGGAGCCGCCGCGCGAGGCGATCGCGGCATGA